A window of Theropithecus gelada isolate Dixy chromosome 14, Tgel_1.0, whole genome shotgun sequence contains these coding sequences:
- the TRIM6 gene encoding tripartite motif-containing protein 6 isoform X1, whose protein sequence is MRSPCYPRCLTSLSRTGQSAFLYSPSFLTLTLFLFAHLPRILQAGNILEIRARQAGARRVATMTSPVLVDIREEVTCPICLELLTEPLSIDCGHSFCQACITPNSRESMIGQEGERSCPVCQTSYQPGNLRPNRHLANIVRRLREVVLGPGKQLKAVLCADHGEKLQLFCQEHGKVICWLCERSQEHRGHHTFLVEEVAQEYQEKFQESLKKLKNEEQEAEKLIAFIREKKTCWKNQMEPERHRIQTEFNQLRNILDRVEQRELKKLEEEEKKGLRIIEEAENDLVHQSQSLRELILDLERRCQGSTMELLQDVSDVTERSEFWTLRKPEALPTKLRSMFRAPDLKRMLRVFRELTDVQSYWVDVTLNPHTANLNLVLAKNRRQVRFVGAKVSGPSCLEKHFDCSVLGSQHFSSGKHYWEVDVAKKTAWILGVCSNSVGPTFSFNHYAQNHNAYSRYQPQRGYWVIGLQHNHEYRAYEDSSPSLLLSMTVPPRRVGVFLDYEAGTVSFYNVTNHGFPIYTFSKYYFPTTLCPYFNPCNCVIPMTLRRPSS, encoded by the exons ATGAGGAGCCCTTGTTACCCCAGGTGTCTGACCTCTTTATCCAGGACTGGGCAGTCAGCATTCCTTTATTCTCCCTCCTTTCTTACCCTGACCCTTTTTTTGTTTGCTCATCTACCTAGGATTCTACAAGCAGGAAACATCTTAGAAATCAGGGCTAGGCAGGCAGGAGCCAGGAGAGTAGCTACAATGACTTCACCAGTACTGGTGGACATACGAGAAGAGGTGACCTGCCCTATCTGCCTGGAGCTCCTAACAGAACCCCTGAGCATAGACTGTGGCCACAGCTTCTGCCAAGCCTGCATCACACCGAATAGCAGGGAATCAATGATTGGTCAAGAAGGGGAAAGAAGCTGCCCTGTGTGCCAGACCAGCTACCAGCCAGGGAACCTGCGGCCTAATCGgcatctggccaacatagtgaggcGGCTCAGAGAGGTGGTGTTGGGCCCTGGGAAGCAGCTGAAAGCAGTTCTTTGTGCAGACCATGGAGAAAAACTGCAGCTCTTCTGTCAGGAGCATGGGAAGGTCATTTGCTGGCTTTGTGAGCGGTCTCAGGAGCACCGTGGTCACCACACGTTCCTCGTGGAGGAGGTTGCCCAGGAGTACCAG GAAAAGTTTCAGGAGTCTCTAAAGAAGCTGAAGAATGAGGAGCAGGAAGCTGAGAAGCTAATAGCTTTTATCAGAGAGAAGAAGACATGCTGGAAG AATCAGATGGAGCCCGAGAGACACAGGATCCAGACAGAGTTTAATCAGCTGCGAAACATCCTAGACAGAGTGGAGCAGCGAGAGCTGAAAAAgctggaagaggaagagaagaaggggcTACGAATTATAGAAGAGGCTGAGAATGATCTGGTCCACCAGAGCCAGTCACTGCGAGAGCTCATCTTGGATCTGGAGCGTCGATGTCAGGGGTCAACAATGGAGCTGCTTCAG GATGTGAGTGATGTCACAGAAAG GAGTGAGTTCTGGACCCTGAGGAAGCCAGAAGCTCTCCCTACAAAGCTGAGAAGTATGTTTCGAGCCCCAGACCTGAAAAGGATGCTGCGAGTGTTTAGAG AGCTGACAGATGTCCAAAGCTACTGGG TGGACGTGACCCTGAatccacacacagctaatttaaATCTTGTCCTGGCTAAAAACCGGAGACAGGTGAGGTTTGTGGGAGCTAAAGTATCTGGACCTTCCTGTCTGGAAAAGCATTTTGACTGTAGTGTCCTGGGCTCCCAGCACTTCTCCTCCGGAAAGCATTACTGGGAGGTAGATGTGGCCAAGAAGACTGCCTGGATCCTGGGGGTATGCAGCAATTCAGTGGGACCTACATTCTCTTTCAACCATTATGCTCAAAATCACAATGCTTACTCCAGGTATCAGCCTCAGAGAGGATACTGGGTGATTGGGTTACAGCATAACCATGAATACAGGGCCTATGAGGATTCTTCCCCTTCTCTGCTCCTCTCCATGACGGTGCCCCCTCGCCGTGTTGGGGTTTTCTTAGATTATGAGGCTGGCACTGTTTCCTTTTATAATGTCACAAACCATGGCTTCCCCATCTACACTTTCTCTAAATATTACTTTCCCACTACTCTTTGTCCATATTTTAATCCTTGCAACTGTGTAATTCCTATGACCCTGCGTCGTCCAAGCTCTTGA
- the TRIM6 gene encoding tripartite motif-containing protein 6 isoform X3, translating to MTSPVLVDIREEVTCPICLELLTEPLSIDCGHSFCQACITPNSRESMIGQEGERSCPVCQTSYQPGNLRPNRHLANIVRRLREEHGKVICWLCERSQEHRGHHTFLVEEVAQEYQEKFQESLKKLKNEEQEAEKLIAFIREKKTCWKNQMEPERHRIQTEFNQLRNILDRVEQRELKKLEEEEKKGLRIIEEAENDLVHQSQSLRELILDLERRCQGSTMELLQDVSDVTERSEFWTLRKPEALPTKLRSMFRAPDLKRMLRVFRELTDVQSYWVDVTLNPHTANLNLVLAKNRRQVRFVGAKVSGPSCLEKHFDCSVLGSQHFSSGKHYWEVDVAKKTAWILGVCSNSVGPTFSFNHYAQNHNAYSRYQPQRGYWVIGLQHNHEYRAYEDSSPSLLLSMTVPPRRVGVFLDYEAGTVSFYNVTNHGFPIYTFSKYYFPTTLCPYFNPCNCVIPMTLRRPSS from the exons ATGACTTCACCAGTACTGGTGGACATACGAGAAGAGGTGACCTGCCCTATCTGCCTGGAGCTCCTAACAGAACCCCTGAGCATAGACTGTGGCCACAGCTTCTGCCAAGCCTGCATCACACCGAATAGCAGGGAATCAATGATTGGTCAAGAAGGGGAAAGAAGCTGCCCTGTGTGCCAGACCAGCTACCAGCCAGGGAACCTGCGGCCTAATCGgcatctggccaacatagtgaggcGGCTCAGAGAG GAGCATGGGAAGGTCATTTGCTGGCTTTGTGAGCGGTCTCAGGAGCACCGTGGTCACCACACGTTCCTCGTGGAGGAGGTTGCCCAGGAGTACCAG GAAAAGTTTCAGGAGTCTCTAAAGAAGCTGAAGAATGAGGAGCAGGAAGCTGAGAAGCTAATAGCTTTTATCAGAGAGAAGAAGACATGCTGGAAG AATCAGATGGAGCCCGAGAGACACAGGATCCAGACAGAGTTTAATCAGCTGCGAAACATCCTAGACAGAGTGGAGCAGCGAGAGCTGAAAAAgctggaagaggaagagaagaaggggcTACGAATTATAGAAGAGGCTGAGAATGATCTGGTCCACCAGAGCCAGTCACTGCGAGAGCTCATCTTGGATCTGGAGCGTCGATGTCAGGGGTCAACAATGGAGCTGCTTCAG GATGTGAGTGATGTCACAGAAAG GAGTGAGTTCTGGACCCTGAGGAAGCCAGAAGCTCTCCCTACAAAGCTGAGAAGTATGTTTCGAGCCCCAGACCTGAAAAGGATGCTGCGAGTGTTTAGAG AGCTGACAGATGTCCAAAGCTACTGGG TGGACGTGACCCTGAatccacacacagctaatttaaATCTTGTCCTGGCTAAAAACCGGAGACAGGTGAGGTTTGTGGGAGCTAAAGTATCTGGACCTTCCTGTCTGGAAAAGCATTTTGACTGTAGTGTCCTGGGCTCCCAGCACTTCTCCTCCGGAAAGCATTACTGGGAGGTAGATGTGGCCAAGAAGACTGCCTGGATCCTGGGGGTATGCAGCAATTCAGTGGGACCTACATTCTCTTTCAACCATTATGCTCAAAATCACAATGCTTACTCCAGGTATCAGCCTCAGAGAGGATACTGGGTGATTGGGTTACAGCATAACCATGAATACAGGGCCTATGAGGATTCTTCCCCTTCTCTGCTCCTCTCCATGACGGTGCCCCCTCGCCGTGTTGGGGTTTTCTTAGATTATGAGGCTGGCACTGTTTCCTTTTATAATGTCACAAACCATGGCTTCCCCATCTACACTTTCTCTAAATATTACTTTCCCACTACTCTTTGTCCATATTTTAATCCTTGCAACTGTGTAATTCCTATGACCCTGCGTCGTCCAAGCTCTTGA
- the TRIM6 gene encoding tripartite motif-containing protein 6 isoform X2: MTSPVLVDIREEVTCPICLELLTEPLSIDCGHSFCQACITPNSRESMIGQEGERSCPVCQTSYQPGNLRPNRHLANIVRRLREVVLGPGKQLKAVLCADHGEKLQLFCQEHGKVICWLCERSQEHRGHHTFLVEEVAQEYQEKFQESLKKLKNEEQEAEKLIAFIREKKTCWKNQMEPERHRIQTEFNQLRNILDRVEQRELKKLEEEEKKGLRIIEEAENDLVHQSQSLRELILDLERRCQGSTMELLQDVSDVTERSEFWTLRKPEALPTKLRSMFRAPDLKRMLRVFRELTDVQSYWVDVTLNPHTANLNLVLAKNRRQVRFVGAKVSGPSCLEKHFDCSVLGSQHFSSGKHYWEVDVAKKTAWILGVCSNSVGPTFSFNHYAQNHNAYSRYQPQRGYWVIGLQHNHEYRAYEDSSPSLLLSMTVPPRRVGVFLDYEAGTVSFYNVTNHGFPIYTFSKYYFPTTLCPYFNPCNCVIPMTLRRPSS; this comes from the exons ATGACTTCACCAGTACTGGTGGACATACGAGAAGAGGTGACCTGCCCTATCTGCCTGGAGCTCCTAACAGAACCCCTGAGCATAGACTGTGGCCACAGCTTCTGCCAAGCCTGCATCACACCGAATAGCAGGGAATCAATGATTGGTCAAGAAGGGGAAAGAAGCTGCCCTGTGTGCCAGACCAGCTACCAGCCAGGGAACCTGCGGCCTAATCGgcatctggccaacatagtgaggcGGCTCAGAGAGGTGGTGTTGGGCCCTGGGAAGCAGCTGAAAGCAGTTCTTTGTGCAGACCATGGAGAAAAACTGCAGCTCTTCTGTCAGGAGCATGGGAAGGTCATTTGCTGGCTTTGTGAGCGGTCTCAGGAGCACCGTGGTCACCACACGTTCCTCGTGGAGGAGGTTGCCCAGGAGTACCAG GAAAAGTTTCAGGAGTCTCTAAAGAAGCTGAAGAATGAGGAGCAGGAAGCTGAGAAGCTAATAGCTTTTATCAGAGAGAAGAAGACATGCTGGAAG AATCAGATGGAGCCCGAGAGACACAGGATCCAGACAGAGTTTAATCAGCTGCGAAACATCCTAGACAGAGTGGAGCAGCGAGAGCTGAAAAAgctggaagaggaagagaagaaggggcTACGAATTATAGAAGAGGCTGAGAATGATCTGGTCCACCAGAGCCAGTCACTGCGAGAGCTCATCTTGGATCTGGAGCGTCGATGTCAGGGGTCAACAATGGAGCTGCTTCAG GATGTGAGTGATGTCACAGAAAG GAGTGAGTTCTGGACCCTGAGGAAGCCAGAAGCTCTCCCTACAAAGCTGAGAAGTATGTTTCGAGCCCCAGACCTGAAAAGGATGCTGCGAGTGTTTAGAG AGCTGACAGATGTCCAAAGCTACTGGG TGGACGTGACCCTGAatccacacacagctaatttaaATCTTGTCCTGGCTAAAAACCGGAGACAGGTGAGGTTTGTGGGAGCTAAAGTATCTGGACCTTCCTGTCTGGAAAAGCATTTTGACTGTAGTGTCCTGGGCTCCCAGCACTTCTCCTCCGGAAAGCATTACTGGGAGGTAGATGTGGCCAAGAAGACTGCCTGGATCCTGGGGGTATGCAGCAATTCAGTGGGACCTACATTCTCTTTCAACCATTATGCTCAAAATCACAATGCTTACTCCAGGTATCAGCCTCAGAGAGGATACTGGGTGATTGGGTTACAGCATAACCATGAATACAGGGCCTATGAGGATTCTTCCCCTTCTCTGCTCCTCTCCATGACGGTGCCCCCTCGCCGTGTTGGGGTTTTCTTAGATTATGAGGCTGGCACTGTTTCCTTTTATAATGTCACAAACCATGGCTTCCCCATCTACACTTTCTCTAAATATTACTTTCCCACTACTCTTTGTCCATATTTTAATCCTTGCAACTGTGTAATTCCTATGACCCTGCGTCGTCCAAGCTCTTGA